A window of Sporohalobacter salinus contains these coding sequences:
- the tsaD gene encoding tRNA (adenosine(37)-N6)-threonylcarbamoyltransferase complex transferase subunit TsaD, translating into MENGLILGIESSCDETSAAVVKEGREVLSNIIASQVDWHRKFGGVVPEIASRKHVELINPVIEEALEEAGISFSDLSAVAVTYGPGLVGGLLVGIAAAKSIAYANQIPFIPINHIEGHIYSNFIAHKNLEPPLVCLTVSGGHTDLLYFKELGDYQILGRTRDDAAGEAFDKIAKVLGLGYPGGPIIDDLAEKGDSTAIDFPRPLLKKDNYDFSFSGLKTSVLNYINNQKQRGKEIEEANLAASFQQAVVDILTTKIIKAVKEKRVDNVILAGGVASNNQLRAELEAKLAKLNVGLYFPPLKLCTDNAAMISSVGYYHYQQGIKGEYDLNAEPNLRLG; encoded by the coding sequence ATGGAGAATGGATTAATTTTAGGGATTGAATCATCTTGTGATGAGACGTCGGCTGCAGTTGTTAAAGAAGGAAGAGAAGTATTATCTAATATTATTGCCTCCCAGGTAGATTGGCATCGGAAATTTGGTGGAGTAGTACCAGAAATAGCATCTCGTAAGCATGTAGAGTTAATAAATCCTGTAATTGAAGAAGCTTTAGAAGAAGCTGGCATTTCTTTTTCTGATTTATCTGCAGTTGCTGTAACCTACGGGCCAGGATTGGTAGGGGGGTTATTAGTAGGAATAGCTGCTGCTAAGTCTATAGCTTATGCTAACCAGATACCATTTATCCCCATAAATCATATTGAAGGACATATTTATTCTAATTTTATTGCTCATAAGAATCTTGAGCCTCCGTTAGTTTGTTTGACGGTTTCTGGCGGTCATACTGATTTACTTTATTTTAAAGAGTTAGGAGATTATCAAATTTTAGGTAGAACTAGAGATGATGCTGCTGGAGAAGCCTTTGATAAGATTGCTAAAGTTTTGGGGTTAGGTTATCCTGGAGGGCCTATTATAGATGATTTAGCAGAAAAAGGAGATTCAACAGCCATAGATTTTCCTCGTCCACTGCTTAAAAAGGATAATTATGATTTTAGTTTTAGTGGCTTGAAGACTTCGGTTTTAAATTATATTAATAATCAAAAGCAGCGTGGAAAAGAGATAGAAGAGGCTAATTTGGCAGCTAGCTTTCAACAGGCAGTAGTTGATATATTAACTACGAAGATAATCAAAGCAGTTAAAGAGAAAAGAGTTGATAATGTAATTTTAGCTGGAGGTGTAGCTTCAAATAATCAATTAAGGGCGGAATTGGAAGCTAAATTAGCTAAGTTAAATGTTGGTTTGTACTTTCCACCATTAAAATTATGTACGGATAATGCTGCTATGATATCCAGTGTTGGTTATTATCATTATCAACAAGGAATTAAAGGAGAATATGACCTAAATGCAGAGCCTAATTTAAGGTTAGGCTAA
- the tsaE gene encoding tRNA (adenosine(37)-N6)-threonylcarbamoyltransferase complex ATPase subunit type 1 TsaE: MLKLTTENPEETIRFGIEIGELLNSGDIICLQGNLGAGKTCLAKGLLKGLDVEEEVTSPTYTLVNEYEGRLPAYHIDLYRISDHRELYDIGFEEYLYGEGVTIIEWPDKAGPLMPDSYLNITIKSQGNKRLIKVIPQANKYISLVTEMKENVNFSIG; encoded by the coding sequence ATGTTGAAATTAACCACTGAAAACCCAGAAGAGACGATTAGATTTGGGATTGAGATAGGGGAGTTACTTAATAGTGGTGATATTATCTGTCTACAAGGGAATTTAGGAGCTGGGAAGACTTGTTTGGCTAAGGGATTATTAAAGGGATTAGATGTCGAGGAAGAAGTAACAAGTCCTACCTACACATTAGTAAATGAATATGAAGGAAGACTACCTGCTTATCATATTGACCTTTATCGTATTTCTGATCATAGAGAATTATATGATATTGGTTTCGAGGAATATCTCTATGGAGAAGGAGTAACAATTATTGAATGGCCAGATAAAGCGGGTCCTTTAATGCCGGATAGTTACTTGAATATTACAATTAAGAGTCAGGGAAATAAGAGGTTAATTAAAGTGATTCCCCAGGCTAACAAATACATTTCATTAGTAACGGAGATGAAAGAAAATGTTAATTTTAGCATTGGATAG
- the rimI gene encoding ribosomal protein S18-alanine N-acetyltransferase, with the protein MEEPIDVSRLSLRSMLITDLKEVLKIERQSFSSPWSFESFKKELIENQFARYLVLKREEEIIGYIGVWIFLTEAHITNLAIDPAYRRQGLAKYLLDKFFINFLAPRISEVTLEVRESNQAARKLYLDYGFEELGIKKDYYQDNQEDAVIMHKVLDKELD; encoded by the coding sequence GTGGAAGAGCCAATTGATGTTTCAAGATTGTCTTTACGGTCTATGTTGATTACTGATTTAAAAGAAGTACTAAAGATTGAGAGACAATCTTTTAGTTCTCCTTGGTCTTTTGAGTCATTTAAAAAAGAATTAATTGAGAATCAGTTTGCTCGTTATTTAGTTCTTAAGAGAGAAGAAGAGATTATAGGTTACATAGGAGTTTGGATTTTTTTGACTGAAGCTCATATTACTAATTTAGCTATTGATCCTGCTTATCGGAGACAGGGATTGGCTAAATATTTATTGGATAAGTTTTTTATTAATTTTTTAGCTCCGAGAATTAGTGAAGTGACTTTAGAAGTAAGAGAATCTAATCAAGCAGCACGTAAATTATATTTAGATTATGGTTTTGAGGAATTAGGAATTAAAAAAGATTATTATCAGGATAATCAAGAAGATGCAGTGATAATGCATAAAGTTTTAGACAAGGAGTTAGATTGA
- a CDS encoding ECF transporter S component, with the protein MELDTQKITLVGILGAVTVILGMTPLGFVPVPTPAGSATIMHVPVIIGAILEGPVVGGLVGFVFGVFSFLRAGNPFVADPLIGILPRIFIGILAGYSYKLINKESVAVGLAAAFGTLTNTIGVLGLAVWRGYLPLAAAIGIGFTHGLPEIVVAIIITILLVKVLNNIR; encoded by the coding sequence ATGGAGTTGGATACACAGAAAATTACCTTAGTAGGGATTTTAGGAGCTGTAACTGTCATATTAGGCATGACTCCTCTAGGCTTTGTACCAGTCCCCACTCCAGCTGGTTCAGCTACTATTATGCATGTTCCAGTAATTATTGGGGCTATTTTAGAAGGGCCTGTAGTAGGTGGTTTAGTTGGATTTGTTTTTGGGGTGTTTAGTTTTTTAAGAGCAGGAAATCCCTTTGTAGCTGATCCATTAATTGGGATTCTACCGCGTATATTTATAGGAATTTTAGCAGGGTATAGTTATAAATTGATTAACAAAGAGTCTGTTGCAGTAGGTTTAGCAGCAGCTTTTGGTACTTTAACTAATACTATAGGAGTATTAGGACTGGCAGTTTGGCGGGGCTATTTACCATTAGCAGCGGCAATTGGTATAGGATTTACTCATGGATTACCAGAAATAGTAGTTGCTATTATAATTACTATTTTATTGGTCAAAGTTTTGAATAATATTAGGTAG
- the tsaB gene encoding tRNA (adenosine(37)-N6)-threonylcarbamoyltransferase complex dimerization subunit type 1 TsaB, whose translation MLILALDSSTSVGAVCLYRDREVIAEYNLNLDETHSQRLMPQIVRIFEDARLEINDLEGITVGIGPGSFTGIRIGLATAKSLAHSLRIPLVGVSTLEVLASNILHTEKYICSMLDARRKRVYTCIYQGENEEGLKEKLISEKMMKVEDLLTLLEERYDQDIIFVGKGAKEYQEVIKDRLESQAEISFENNLIEGKNLARIGSIKLKTDKEDRLMELKPKYLKRSQAERDWQVRESN comes from the coding sequence ATGTTAATTTTAGCATTGGATAGTTCTACTTCAGTGGGAGCTGTTTGTCTTTATCGAGATAGAGAAGTGATTGCAGAGTATAATCTAAATCTTGATGAAACGCATTCCCAGCGTTTGATGCCTCAAATTGTTAGAATTTTTGAAGATGCTCGGCTAGAAATTAATGATTTAGAAGGTATTACTGTAGGAATTGGACCAGGTTCTTTTACTGGTATACGGATTGGGTTGGCTACGGCTAAGAGTTTGGCTCATTCTTTGAGGATTCCTTTAGTAGGAGTTTCCACTTTAGAAGTTTTAGCTAGTAATATATTACATACAGAAAAGTATATTTGTTCTATGTTGGATGCTAGACGTAAACGGGTATATACCTGTATCTATCAGGGAGAAAATGAAGAAGGCCTGAAAGAGAAATTGATTTCTGAAAAGATGATGAAAGTAGAAGATCTACTGACGCTTCTAGAAGAAAGATATGATCAAGATATAATCTTTGTAGGTAAGGGAGCTAAAGAATATCAGGAAGTAATTAAAGATAGATTGGAATCTCAAGCTGAGATTTCTTTTGAAAATAATTTAATAGAAGGTAAGAATTTGGCTAGAATAGGAAGTATTAAACTGAAGACAGACAAAGAAGATAGGCTTATGGAATTAAAACCTAAGTATCTCAAACGTTCTCAGGCTGAGAGAGATTGGCAGGTAAGGGAAAGTAATTAA
- a CDS encoding tetratricopeptide repeat protein yields MRRLVVLILVFSLCLTINIPLLAQDINAESFQSQKSNQENNSHEIVEGILANFEDIKDFKGSLVSKIFLKEKTVTYRTNIMKNLQRSLIDNSYTFEKIRGTKAGRLLNSLPWTYLPPDYSLLQNALPLKGQRDYLEPLNNLEEVYKLKLLGEAKLNDKPVYLLELNNLFAKQIFWVEKERLLINKIEVFNGADKLVATINYDGYRELVDEVWLPNLIIVENKKKEKILEINYQNWVINDGLTNEDFAVGFAPQVRQKISKLEKKISSNSNDAEIRYQLAGLYYEVLETNKAISMLQQAIDIKQKIKYYQKLAEIYREQGQYNKAVGVINKALTLDYKRGKLHYILGELNLHLQDIDQARNSFETAVSLDPDNKQYLERLFWTYRRSSVTDTMLKNAQSTLDKLIDLAPDKAEYQIYSGDLYLEANKYQQAAYRYQKAINIIPEDSWGYIKLAKCYEEIDKYKLAEQLYIKAIKLEDSWLNYERLGEFYFRWENYKSAIDNYRKALNMKPQQFDLKVKLGKAYWSANKKNQAFKVWENILKMNNLKLNEYIKIGQLFTNYKLDNLAVSTYRQGLKEYSGSVDSWSRELLAKLHGRLAKLYKKQQNYKLANKEYRNSIELYPYSWVYKDLGILKFRQGDLAEAVKLWQKVKKKDAGNLEVVYKLAIAQIIKENFNKAEENLEYIKRFNPDQNLEMLVQETSQVINKMRNLDIDEKQPGWKYKLEGDKLRRQGKVNLALKKYQAALEENSYYGIAYFYLGILQSEKGNYQQVEKIIARFNNDYFHQSVGQVLKELKGLIKEVNNR; encoded by the coding sequence GTGCGGAGACTAGTTGTTTTAATTCTTGTTTTTTCGCTTTGTTTAACAATTAATATACCACTTTTGGCACAGGATATTAATGCTGAATCTTTTCAATCTCAAAAATCAAATCAGGAGAATAATTCTCATGAAATAGTTGAAGGGATCTTGGCTAATTTTGAAGATATTAAAGATTTTAAGGGATCATTAGTATCGAAAATCTTTCTTAAAGAAAAAACTGTTACTTATCGGACTAACATAATGAAGAATCTACAGCGTTCTCTTATTGATAATTCTTATACTTTTGAGAAGATTAGAGGAACAAAAGCGGGGCGCTTGCTAAACTCTTTGCCCTGGACTTATTTGCCGCCTGATTATTCTTTGCTGCAGAATGCTTTACCTTTAAAAGGACAGCGTGATTATTTAGAACCATTGAATAATTTGGAAGAGGTTTATAAGCTAAAGCTTTTAGGGGAAGCTAAATTAAATGATAAACCAGTATATCTGCTGGAATTGAATAATTTGTTTGCTAAACAGATATTTTGGGTTGAGAAAGAACGTTTGTTGATTAATAAAATTGAAGTTTTTAATGGAGCAGATAAATTAGTAGCAACAATTAATTATGATGGTTATCGAGAGTTAGTAGATGAAGTTTGGCTTCCTAATTTAATTATAGTAGAGAATAAAAAGAAGGAAAAGATTTTAGAAATTAATTATCAAAATTGGGTAATAAATGATGGATTGACTAATGAAGATTTTGCCGTTGGCTTTGCTCCTCAGGTTAGGCAGAAGATTTCTAAGCTAGAGAAAAAAATAAGTTCTAATTCTAATGATGCTGAAATTAGATATCAGTTAGCTGGGCTTTATTATGAAGTATTAGAGACTAATAAAGCGATTAGTATGTTACAGCAAGCAATTGATATTAAACAAAAGATTAAGTATTATCAAAAACTGGCTGAAATTTACCGTGAGCAAGGACAGTATAATAAAGCAGTAGGGGTAATTAATAAGGCATTAACTTTAGATTATAAGAGAGGAAAGTTACATTATATTCTCGGTGAATTGAATTTGCATTTACAGGATATTGATCAAGCACGTAATTCTTTTGAAACAGCAGTAAGTTTAGATCCAGATAATAAGCAGTATCTGGAACGGTTATTTTGGACTTATCGACGTTCCTCGGTAACTGATACTATGTTGAAGAATGCTCAAAGTACATTAGATAAATTAATTGATTTGGCTCCTGACAAGGCAGAATATCAGATCTATTCTGGTGATCTTTATCTGGAAGCTAATAAGTATCAACAAGCAGCTTATAGGTATCAAAAAGCCATTAATATAATCCCGGAAGATTCGTGGGGGTATATAAAATTAGCTAAATGTTATGAAGAAATAGATAAATATAAATTAGCAGAGCAGTTATACATAAAAGCTATTAAATTAGAAGATAGCTGGTTGAATTATGAAAGGTTAGGGGAGTTTTATTTTCGGTGGGAAAATTATAAGTCGGCTATTGATAATTATCGAAAGGCTTTGAATATGAAACCTCAGCAGTTTGATCTTAAGGTTAAATTGGGGAAAGCTTATTGGTCAGCTAATAAGAAGAACCAGGCGTTTAAAGTATGGGAAAATATATTGAAGATGAATAACTTAAAATTAAATGAGTATATTAAGATAGGTCAATTATTTACCAATTATAAGTTAGATAATTTAGCTGTATCTACTTATCGTCAAGGGCTTAAAGAGTATTCTGGTTCTGTTGATAGTTGGAGTAGAGAGTTATTAGCCAAACTACATGGACGATTGGCTAAACTCTATAAAAAACAGCAAAATTATAAGTTAGCCAATAAGGAATATCGAAATTCTATTGAATTATATCCATATTCTTGGGTTTATAAAGATTTAGGTATTTTGAAGTTTCGTCAAGGAGATTTAGCAGAGGCTGTTAAGTTATGGCAGAAAGTTAAGAAAAAAGATGCTGGAAATTTAGAGGTAGTTTATAAACTTGCTATTGCTCAGATTATTAAAGAAAACTTTAATAAAGCTGAAGAGAATCTAGAATATATCAAGCGATTTAATCCTGATCAGAATTTAGAGATGTTAGTACAAGAGACTAGTCAAGTTATCAATAAGATGAGAAATTTAGATATAGATGAAAAGCAACCAGGATGGAAATATAAGCTGGAAGGTGATAAGCTGCGACGACAAGGAAAGGTGAATTTGGCTTTAAAGAAATATCAGGCTGCTTTAGAGGAGAATTCTTATTACGGAATTGCTTATTTCTATTTAGGAATCTTGCAAAGTGAAAAAGGAAATTACCAACAAGTAGAAAAAATAATTGCTAGATTTAATAATGATTATTTTCATCAAAGTGTAGGTCAAGTCTTAAAAGAACTGAAAGGATTAATTAAAGAAGTAAATAATAGATGA